One part of the Brevundimonas subvibrioides ATCC 15264 genome encodes these proteins:
- a CDS encoding M28 family peptidase: MLRGLFGGAAALALVLSAGLASAQDFSADRISQDIRHISSDEFQGRYPGTEGERMTLAWLQAQYEAMGLAPGGPDGQWLQPVELKRYTPVEGATVASWTGPDGTVHTLAPGTDIMVRAATNDGRADIAGAGLVFAGYGIHAPERNWDDWGDIDVRGKVVIVMGGEPTAEAVTGRFNGVYPTAYSNGWYKSDEAFRRGAVGVIVLAMVPADNPGWLRSAQFNNRQRTLTPGAADLEFSGSINHDTGMAWAAAANVDPALLTTVDTGTFKAVALDGVTLSVRAEETIDTLVTHNLLARIPGTTRPEETIIYSAHWDHVGVGADHVSPVSTTEDNIYNGAWDNASGTAGIVEMARQIAAAPRPARSIVFAHMAAEEMGLLGSYGYAANPVYPLETTVADINIDMLPLSGPTRDIAIFGKGQNTLEDDLAVLAAEEGRVITDDRQPEQGFYTRSDHFPFVRMGVPALMTWHGVDWDEGGVEAGQAAWDAKFGADYHKPSDEWSADWDLRSAVENLTLLYKLGLQLANGDAWPTWKPDSEFGAIRTTSDAARQ; the protein is encoded by the coding sequence ATGTTGCGTGGATTGTTCGGTGGAGCCGCCGCCCTGGCGCTGGTGTTGTCGGCGGGGCTGGCCTCGGCCCAGGATTTCTCGGCGGACCGGATTTCGCAGGATATCCGCCATATCTCGTCGGACGAATTCCAGGGTCGCTATCCGGGTACCGAAGGGGAACGGATGACCCTGGCCTGGCTGCAGGCCCAATACGAGGCCATGGGCCTGGCGCCGGGTGGGCCGGACGGCCAGTGGCTGCAGCCGGTCGAGCTGAAGCGCTACACCCCGGTCGAGGGCGCGACGGTCGCCAGCTGGACCGGACCGGACGGCACGGTTCACACGCTGGCTCCCGGAACCGACATCATGGTCCGCGCCGCCACCAATGACGGGCGCGCCGACATCGCCGGGGCCGGTCTGGTCTTCGCCGGCTATGGCATCCACGCCCCCGAGCGGAACTGGGACGACTGGGGCGACATCGACGTGCGCGGCAAGGTCGTGATCGTCATGGGCGGGGAGCCGACCGCCGAGGCGGTGACCGGCCGGTTCAACGGGGTCTATCCGACCGCCTATTCGAACGGCTGGTACAAGTCCGACGAAGCCTTCCGGCGCGGCGCGGTGGGGGTCATCGTCCTGGCCATGGTGCCTGCGGACAATCCCGGCTGGCTGCGCAGCGCCCAGTTCAACAACCGCCAGCGCACCCTGACGCCGGGGGCGGCGGATCTGGAGTTCTCCGGCTCCATCAACCACGACACGGGCATGGCCTGGGCGGCGGCGGCGAACGTCGACCCGGCGCTGCTCACGACGGTCGATACCGGCACTTTCAAGGCCGTGGCCCTGGACGGCGTGACCCTGTCGGTCCGGGCCGAGGAGACCATCGACACCCTGGTCACGCACAACCTGCTGGCCCGCATTCCCGGCACGACCCGTCCGGAAGAGACCATCATCTATTCGGCCCACTGGGATCACGTCGGCGTCGGCGCGGACCATGTCAGCCCGGTCTCCACCACCGAGGACAACATCTACAACGGCGCCTGGGACAACGCCTCGGGCACGGCCGGCATCGTGGAAATGGCGCGCCAGATCGCGGCGGCACCCCGGCCCGCGCGCTCCATCGTCTTCGCCCACATGGCGGCGGAGGAAATGGGGCTGCTGGGCTCCTACGGCTATGCCGCCAACCCGGTCTATCCGCTTGAGACGACGGTCGCCGACATCAACATCGACATGCTGCCGCTGTCGGGCCCGACGCGTGACATCGCCATCTTCGGCAAGGGGCAGAACACACTCGAGGACGATCTGGCCGTCCTCGCTGCCGAGGAAGGGCGCGTCATCACCGACGACCGCCAACCGGAGCAGGGGTTCTACACCCGCTCGGACCACTTCCCGTTCGTGCGCATGGGGGTTCCGGCCCTGATGACCTGGCACGGCGTGGACTGGGACGAGGGCGGGGTCGAGGCCGGTCAGGCGGCCTGGGACGCCAAGTTCGGCGCCGACTATCACAAGCCGTCGGACGAATGGTCGGCCGACTGGGACCTGCGCTCGGCGGTCGAGAACCTGACCCTGCTCTACAAGCTGGGCCTGCAGCTGGCCAATGGCGACGCCTGGCCGACGTGGAAGCCGGACTCGGAGTTCGGGGCCATCCGCACCACGAGCGACGCCGCCCGTCAGTAG